The DNA sequence agccagttgtgacagagtatctaaagactgatttggtccatgcacccgttttaatagcttacagcggatatctggagctgactgagtgagaaatctatcctttaagatcacttttccctcttcactttcgggatcaatctcagagaatctgcgaaggccttctctcagtctatctaggaatttaccaggagcttccttctcctcttgttctatgtctgccaatttgccatagtttaaggCTTAGAATGCACctgcctaagtccttcaagaatacatctaacaaaatgactctgatcccatcttcctttagctgtgttgtagtcccagtctggttcttaTAGTTGGGActgcctgattcccagtggggagggccgctatctcgttctccctcttccctactgatgcattaccaagccattcatctccataagcaaccgcttttcccgaaactcgagtctttgactcCGGAGTCAgcatttgtcccaagatatacatcacatccttccaagtgagatcataaagcagagtaacacctttaaaagctctaatatatttttctgggtcctctaaatagtctcccagatcctccttgattctttgtatttcttgataagagaaaggcttattaactctcatagactgattatttctcccagtgggtgtttcataaagaggcaacagcttgtgtggctcttcctcagtctctctggctgctctgcgcatatgatcccagggatagattggggaaacctgtttttcctcttctctttgtctcctgtcctccatctcatctcttacttcgatggtctgagtttctactgaaagcagagtagtctgaggtcgtactgagacaggagttgtttggacctccatgtgggcagtttgaatcccagtttggagTCCCAGGTAtggggcaaagtaagaggacaggaagGAGCTGAAAGTTTcacgcccaaatctatacccttaggacataagtctggcatatttcacagagagaaaaagggcaacacatatgctacttctacccatttcccttgttccttacagaaccgctctaattgtagaacagtattatatttaaaagaccctccaactggccaccatttcccatcctccaatggataccgtggccatgcagtatcacataggaagaccaggtgtgtcttctttaagccctggagATCAAATCTACccgtttttcaggatacagttcaaaggagtgaggctggaattgttagctcccatctgtaagagagaaaaaaagcgaccaAGGCCATTTTTCTACCGGAggcatccctccctgctctagatgggagtgtagacagacgttacaccaaAATCTTTTCCTTCCTGGTTGGACTTAGTCTGCCCCTTACCAACGCAGGCACCGTActcgtccctcccggttctaccatcgagatggggtggggatgtaccaggggtagacttggtagcatccctacttgacgtccagctcttcacctttaaccttgcttgcctctgatgtcacccagggtgaatcagagtaaccttctggaatgcctcccaagctaagactgcTGTGGGAAACAtttgtcacctgagtgcctgtgcacgaccctgTATTTCCTGATCACAATAAGACCGAAGTGAACAGTATTTCCTGATCACAATAAGACCGAagtgaacataaaactgagatgttctttccaagcatcaccacaccagtataacagcctcctctgatccactaagagccggtgttaccaaagaaaaaaacccattgcagtcccaatctgagtaacctttaacctcagagatgttcttggagctagagctccatccaGGTTCCGAACTTTCGATTCCTAGGAAGGCTAGGCGCTTtcttgactaccaatccaagtcttggacctaagccacagtatgtagtaacagtatagatcacaagtcccttgaaagtctatgatctgatagattaggttagtacttctaattcccaaggagttatgaaatggtcaaagagaccgaaaagtttgaccgagaaaggagagttcggtccacacgctttgcccatttctggtcggttcctgaaggagacattgggtgcctcttggcattggcaggtcagtataacgccccgacaggtttctgccataagccataTGAGATCACtgtggaaccgcagagcagggctccttacttgcttcaagcagggcatgccattcattcacacaagcacacggtagagttagtaaagcacagcagaaaacgtgttcactaagagaacaaagaactaaagctccaagcatctTTACCTTGTCTtgaaggatcccggacgagcccccaagatgaaaggttgttgttgaatcacgcgaatacactgggattcttggctcccggaggagaagaattcaatccggggccagagacgaggcttgatcgctcagagcttttgtgtaataaagttttattaaagtttaaaggagatagagaaagcttctgacataggcatcagaagggggcagaaagagtacccgcttgctagtgttaacaacgaagttatataatccaaagaatgtctggaggttgtaaagacctcatcagacctactcccataatttacattttaagataacagaaggttgaatccaaagactgtccttaggcaggatacattattgttatataatcctaaggaatgtggagaaagaaaaaaagtttgtcctttcttcctccttgagaattccagacccctctctccttggggacccctagactccctatcaacctgcctaggaactgactctcttaTTCCCTTCCCCTCAAAAAGAAGATGTCCTGGTCTAAAATACTCTTTTCTGTTGATAAATAGCTCACCTGACCTGCCCTTTTTATAAAAACCTTCCATTCTATGCTGTTTCTCTGAGTGCCTTTGTAGTTGCTAGATGGGATGTTGTCCAATTCAAGAATCATTGAATAAAGCCAGAAGATCTTCAAATTTACTCAGTTAAAactcccccccccaccaccccccccacacaTAGGCTATATATGTAACACCTCAGGACAATCTCTGAAGTCAAGATCCTGTTGGGTAAACAAAACAGTTAAGGGTCaccattttggaaaatgttgTTTCAAgaatgctttttgtgtgtgtgtgttttttttttttttgtctagagtttatatattataataagtcTCAACACAGCAAGATTTACAATTCTTGTTTCAGTGTTTTATACCCTAAGGGATCTAAAAAGTCTTTGAATAAGGTTATTGCATTGTGTAACATGATTCACAAGTGTAACAGATGCTTGTCCTCAGGCAGGTGCTACGTGATTGTTTGATGAGTGACTATATGTCAATGCAGGTCAAACAGAGGAGGGTTTTCTTTATGCTGCAATGCTCCTGTGATCTCTGTGATGGCTACTGGCTACTCCCTAAGAATAATGAAGAATATGTGTCAGTTTATACTGTTTCTCAGGGAAATCATAGGGGATCCTGAAAAAGCTAATAAAGCAATGAGTGAGAACTCAGAGGCGTGAATGAGGTAGGTGGGAGTGAGAAAGGGGGAGAGAATATTtgaggaaatattaaaaaaaaatgcaagagaaaGACAGAGTAACAGAAAAGAGCAGTGGCATGAGAATTTTAAGCAGGTTGCTGGGAAGACATTTAGTTTCATGCTTTTATTTCAAGGTTGAAAAAGTCCTTACTggtacattcatttttaaataccaCATAAGACTTGGTCCATAACAGTTAGATTGGGGAAGATGAACAGGATGGAAGCTGGTGACAAGGAGAGAACTTGGAAGCCAGAGAAGAGAGTCAGAACTGGAAGAGAAATGAGCATTTGGGTAGGCGGTCTTGGGATTAGGGAaggagcagatttttttttttttttcttcagacaGTGAATAAAGGGAAGGTTCATTGGTAAGAGCAGGAAGTCAGAGTAGTGGTGTTGTGTGGTAGGTTTGCTTAGAACAGAAATCAAAGACCAActtttctgagagaaaaaaaaaaaaaaaaaaacatctgcaAATGAGATGCTGTTTCTGCAACTTCCATTGGCTCCTGGTTCTCCTCGTGGGTGGAGACAATGAAGAGAATAAGAACTCTGTTCCAGAAGctgggtatatgtgtgtgtgtgtgtgtgtgtgtgtgtgtgtgtgtgtgtgtgcgtgcgcacgcaCGTGCATACCTATGTGTATGGGGTGGTTTCCCAAACCAGAAGATTGAGAATATCAGCCTAGTTTCATTCTGAGCATCCCTGACGCAGACCCCTGTGCTCTCATAGCACATAGGGCCCTGGGGCAGGCATGTGTCTGCTGAGATATCTTGCCTTTCATCTAGATTCTGAGTTTCCTTTCTTTGGCACCTTTCATTCTCCAGTCTCTCCTTCTCAATGCCCCTCCTCATTGTCTTTGTTCTTTTACCACAGACTTTCAGGAGCCCGTTTCCTTCGAAGTCATCTGTATCTTATCCTTTCACAACAGTTCTTGGGTGCAAAGTCTGGGCTCAGGCTGGTTGGGTGAGTTGCAGACTCATGGCTGGAAGAGCAACCCTGGCACTATTATTTACCTGTGGCCTTGGTCCAAGGGCAACTTCAGCAATGAGGAGTTGATGGAACTGCAAAGTTTTTCTCACATGAGCTTCATTAGATTTGTTCAGGCATTTTACAGCCATGCCAGGAAATGGCAATTTGAATGTAAGTTCATTTTCCTTAACAGGGATTGGGGATATGGTAGGGGGTGTGTGGGTTTTACTGAGTTTATTTCTCTAAGAAACAGCCTCCAATCAATTCTGGAACTTAACTCTCCAAACCATAGCATTGCAATTGTATCCTTTTGGCAAGAGGGTATAATCCAGACCCTGATTTCACAGAAGGTTCAAGACTTCTGCTATTTACAGACTCCTCTCTCATTGACTGCAGGCTTGTGCTTTATTATCTTGCATTTTGGTCACTTGCAAGAGCCCCTTTCCCCAGTTTCCAACTAGGCATCTATGTCTATATATTCATTGTTATCTATATATTCAGTGTTATCTATTGTATTTCATTCATCCTGGGTTATTTTAACCCCCACTTTCTCACATTAAGTCCTTCCTTATTCTCTTGCTCATATAATTTACACTgccttctttaaatattttacccTCCTCCTTATGTCATCCATCTCTTCCTATATTCCTAGTTGCCAATAATTCCCCTTTCTCTGAATATCTGATGAAACCAATCTTGCTCCATTTCCTCAAATCATCTGAAATTCTCCCTTCTGTTTCcatcttccttttatcttttttatgcgctcttttctctaatttttttgccAGATCCCTTTGAGGTACAGATAGCAAAAGGCTGTGAGCTGCAGgctggggaagccccagtaggCTTTATGAGAGTTGCTTATCAAGGATCAGACTTCTTGAGCTTTCAGAACAAGTCATGGGTGTCCTCTCCAGAGGGTGGAAGGAGGGCTCAGGTCCTCAGAAGACTATTCAATTTGTTCCAAGGAACCCAGTTAATAATACACAAGCTCCTCAGTGATACCTGCCCACATTTCCTCTTGGGTCTTCTTGATGCCAGGAAGGCATATCTCCAGAGACAAGGTTAGTCCCACACCCTTTTCCATTAATATTTTGTTCTAAAATCATACCTTTTCATTTCCTAACAAGGAACTAAGAGGGGGAGGGGATAATGGGTGACAATCCTAGatatgggaaagtgaaagttgctcacttgtatttgattctttgcaaccccatggtctattacagtccatggaattctccaggccagaatattggagtgggtagcctttccccttctccaggggattttcccaacccagggatcgaaccaaggtctcctgcattgcaggtggattctttaccagctgagccacaaaggaagcccaagaattctggagtgggtagcctatcccttctccagaggatctttctgatccaggaatcaggCCAGGGTCAATGTGGGAAAGTGTGTCTATCTAAATTGATGTGAAAATCTGAACTTCTGGGTCTGCATTAGAGTCCTCATCTGACTATCTTCCCTGTCCTCTGCAGTACGACCAGAGGCCTGGCTCTCCCTTGGCCCCAGTCCTGGCCCTGGACAACTGACGCTGGTTTGTCACATCTCTGGCTTCTACCCAAAGCCTATTTGGGTGATGTGGATGCGGGGTGAGCAGGAGCAACAGGGCACTCAGAGAAGTGACATCTTACCTAACGCTGATGGGACATCGTATCTTCGGGTTTCCTTGGATGTGGAAGCCATTGAGGCATCTGGCCTGAGTTGCCGGGTGAGGCACAGCAGTCTAGGAGGCCAGCACATCATCCTCTACTGGGGTGAGGAAAAACTGGAGCCCCGCTGGGATGGGAATAGGTGGTCCTTAAGCAGACTAAGAGAGCCAAGTGAAAAATTGGGGATTCTAGGGACTCCAGACCCAAAaggaatacaaataaaataaaaaatataggagTTGAAAATGAGAACCCTAGAGACATAGGGAAACTTGAGGTTAGATGAAGGAGGGATGagagaagaaataggaaagaatGAGAGGGTGAGGTGACACTCCAGTAACAAAGGAAGAGCACAGAAATGCAGTAAAACAGTGGGTGGGTTTTGAGGACATCTGTGTGTGTCCTGTCCACAGATCATCACAGCTCTGTGGGCTGGATTGCTTTGGCAGTGAGTGTGACCCTGGTGCTCATGGCAGGTCTTGCATTTTGgctttggaagcactgatgagTTCTTTGTGTGCATCCTTCCTGCCCTTTTTCAAGTGTCCACTTGTCTGTCcatcctttttcttctctctctcatcaGTTTTCCTCTTCCCAGCTTTCTTCCTTCTTAGCAGTCATTTCTTACCTCCACTCCATCTTTGTTCTCATTAGGACACACCATGAATCCCCAAGCTCTATTCTTCCTTTGTAATGAGATCCCAGCTGCCCAGGAACTCAGGACACATCTAAACAGACTTAGGTGATGATGGCCTTTCCACTCTCCTTACAGAGAGTTTTTAATTGTTGTGATTTTCTGCTTAATGATCAGCTGTCAATGAAGCTAAATGCATTTTTGTGATATTTGTCATTCTAACCTGTGTTTGGGATTTTAAATTCTGAATGGAATAAGGTCCTAGGATCCTTCACGTATTCAAATGTGAGTGCATCATCAGGCTTATTTCAGATGTTActtcctccagagggtcttccctcATTCACAAGTGGAAGCTGTCTCTGTCTCGTCTGAACTGCCATTGTAATttaactgaacttttaaaaatcctccTCACTTTAGACCCTTTGTTGTAGCTGTTtatttcccctttcccttctatTTTATAAGCTTCTTGAGAACAAAGTCCATGTCTTTTTACTATTTGTATCTATGGCAAAATGTCTTATCTGTATGTAGTATGTTGTAAGTAAAAATCTGGGCTGAATTTATTCTGAATTTATgatcttaaaaacattttttttcttcctgtcatCTTTGTAGTAGTTGATACATCTGATGCTCTTCTGGTTAAAGGTCTTTTCACTTGGCTAAGGGACTGCACTtagtgatcttagtttttagtcATTTCTCTGAGCTCTTGAGGAGAAACAGTTTTATATTTgaccattcttattttttaactctaGAGATTAATTtggatgaaaatatttctttatattgagAGTCAATTGTACTGCAAgtatatcaaaccagtcaatcctaaaggaaatccatcctgaatgttcattggaaggactgatgctgaagctgaagcgacaatactttggccacctgaggtgaagagtgtactcattggaaaataccttgatcctgggaaagattgagtgtaggaagagaaggggatgacagaggatggaaatggatggatggcatcactgagtcaatgaacatgagtttgaacaattgtgagatagggaaggacagggaagcctgggcgtgctgcagtccatggggtcgcaaagaattaaACATGAGAGCGATTGAACaaattgatttataaatattctaaaaaaaaaaaaagcagaaggcaGAATGTAGActcatattatttaaaatatttcagtgataAGGAACAGAGTTATCACCTTGTTAGACATATAGAATCTTGGACCTCAGCTGAGAATTCCTGAAACACAATTTGTATTTCAGCAAAACCAGCAGGGtttataaatgcattaaaatttgagaagcactgatatTGGtgacatccacagctgggtattgtttttgctttggctccatcccttaattctttctggagttatttatccactgatctccagtagtacattgggcacctactgacctggggagttcctttttcagtatcctatcattttgccttttcatactgttcatggggttgccaagggaagaatactgaagtgctttgccattcccttctccagtggaccacattctatcacaacagactggttccaaataagaaaaggagtacatcaagaaaATACCCATAATACCaaaactgtcaccctgcttatttaacttatatgaagagtacaccatgagaaacgctgggttggaagaagaacaaactggaatcaagattgctgggagaaatatcaataacctcagatatgcagacgacaccacccttatggcatacagtgaagaggaactcaaaagcctcttgatgaaagtgaaagaggagagtgaaaatgttggcttaaagctcaacattcagaaaactaagatcatggcatctggtcccatcacttcatgggaaatagatggggaaacagtggaaacagtgtcagactttattttttggggctccaaaatcatggcagatggtgattgcagccatgaaatttaaagacgcttactccttggaaggaaagttatgaccaacctagatagcatattcaaaagctgagacattactttgccaacaaaggtccgtctagtcaaggttatcatttttccagtggtcatgtatggatgtgagagttggactgtgaagaaagctgagcgccaaagaattgatgcttttgaactgtggtgttggagaagactcttgagagccccttggactgcagtccattctgaagaagatcagccctgggatttctttggaaggaatgatgctgaagctgaaactccagtactttggccacctcatgtgaagagttgactccttggaaaagactcttttgctgggagggattgggggcaagaagagagtgggacgacagaggatgagatggctggatggcatcactgactcgatggacgtgagtctgagtgaactccgggagtttttgacggacagggaggcctggcgtgctacgattcatggggtcgcaaagagtcggacacgactgaatgactgatctgatctgatatgatccacagtagtagatataatggtcatttgagttaaattctcccattccagtccattttagttctttgattCTCAAAATGTCGATATTtacccttgccttctcctgtttgaccatttccaatttgccttgattcatgcattcaaggttcatatgcaatattgctctttacagcactggacttttcttccattaccagtcacatccgcaactgggtattatttttgctttgtctctgtcttttcattctttttggagttatttctccactgatctgcagtagcatattgggcatctaccgacctggggagttcatcttacagtgtcctatctttctgccttttcttacTATTCAtggtgtcttccctggtggctcagagggtaaagcgtctgcctgaaatttgggagacccaggttgatccctttgttgggaagatcccctggagaaggaaatgacaaccccctccagtactcttgcctggaaaatcccactgacaaagaagcctggtaggctacagttcatgggattgcaaagagtcagacacaactgagcgacttcactttcactttcactgttcatggggttctcaaggcaagaatactgaaatggcttgccattcccttctctagtcagccacgttttgtcagaactctccaccatgactcgtccatcttgggtggccctacatggcacttccagatattcaagctggtttagaaaaggcagaggaaccagatatcaaattgcaaacatacactggatcatcaaaaatgcaagagagttccagaaaaacatttacttctgttttgttgactgtgccaaagcatttgactgtgtggatcacaacaaactatggaacattcttcaagagatgggaataccagaccacctgacctgcctcctgagaaatctgtatgcaggtcaagaagcaacagttagaactgaacatggaacagcagattgattccaaatcaggaagggagtccgtcaaggctgtatattgtcaccctgcttatttaacttatatggagagtacatcatgagaaatgctggactggatgaatcacaagctggaatcaagatgcctgggagaaatatcaataacctcagataagcagatgacatcacccttattgtagaaagcgaagaagaactaaagagcctcttgatgaaagtgaaagaagagatagaaaaagttggcttaaaactcaatactaagaaaactaagattatggcatctggtcccatcacttcatgggaaatagatggggaaacagtggaaacagtgacagaatttatttttctgggctccaaaatcactgcagatggtgactgcagccatgaaattcaaagatgcttgctcattggaaggaaaaatatgacaaacctagacagtccattaaaaagcaaagacatcactttggtgacaaagatccatatagtcaaagatatggtttttccagtagtcgtgtaaggatatgagag is a window from the Bos mutus isolate GX-2022 unplaced genomic scaffold, NWIPB_WYAK_1.1 CTG317, whole genome shotgun sequence genome containing:
- the LOC102281126 gene encoding LOW QUALITY PROTEIN: T-cell surface glycoprotein CD1a (The sequence of the model RefSeq protein was modified relative to this genomic sequence to represent the inferred CDS: deleted 1 base in 1 codon) is translated as MLFLQLPLLLVLLVGGDNEENKNSVPEAGYMYFQEPVSFEVICILSFHNSSWVQSLGSGWLGELQTHGWKSNPGTIIYLWPWSKGNFSNEELMELQSFSHMSFIRFVQAFYSHARKWQFEYPFEVQIAKGCELQAGEAPVGFMRVAYQGSDFLSFQNKSWVSSPEGGRRAQVLRRLFNLFQGTQLIIHKLLSDTCPHFLLGLLDARKAYLQRQVRPEAWLSLGPSPGPGQLTLVCHISGFYPKPIWVMWMRGEQEQQGTQRSDILPNADGTSYLRVSLDVEAIEASGLSCRVRHSSLGGQHIILYWDHHSSVGWIALAVSVTLVLMAGLAFWLWKHWTHHESPSSILPL